In Pseudomonas alcaliphila JAB1, a single window of DNA contains:
- a CDS encoding disulfide bond formation protein B — protein MMETETNTRFPSPWSLLLMAWGIALVSTLAALFIGEVMGKTPCVLCWFQRAFMFPLVVILAVGCYTSDFGVWRYALPVTVVGWLIALYHSLLYFGAIPESIKPCGAGPSCSSADMTIFGSVPLPLLSLVAFTLIAVLLVLIRRRSSL, from the coding sequence ATGATGGAAACAGAGACAAACACTCGCTTTCCCAGCCCCTGGAGCCTGTTGCTTATGGCTTGGGGTATTGCGTTGGTTTCGACCTTAGCCGCCTTGTTCATCGGCGAGGTCATGGGCAAAACGCCCTGCGTGCTCTGCTGGTTCCAGCGCGCATTCATGTTTCCACTGGTCGTGATTCTGGCCGTTGGTTGCTACACCTCGGATTTCGGCGTCTGGCGTTATGCGTTGCCGGTTACCGTCGTGGGCTGGCTCATCGCGCTCTACCACAGCCTGCTCTACTTCGGGGCCATACCAGAGAGCATCAAGCCCTGTGGGGCAGGCCCGTCCTGCTCCAGCGCTGACATGACGATTTTCGGCAGCGTCCCTCTGCCACTGCTTTCGCTGGTCGCATTCACCCTTATCGCTGTTCTTCTTGTTCTCATCCGTCGGAGGTCTTCCCTATGA